A section of the Sedimentisphaera cyanobacteriorum genome encodes:
- a CDS encoding PEP-CTERM sorting domain-containing protein encodes MKSLSAILIFLTAAACSGQMIAEIQADFSNVSGSRWEAEYAIENTGTEQISELTIWFDYEDYTNFEITTADPQGWDEMIIAAEPLTESGAGYDLLNASEPITTGEVLGGFSVEFDYAGSTPQNQSFEIINPNTYETLYEGQTVPEPATIGLFALAGIALKKRKNTI; translated from the coding sequence ATGAAATCTTTATCAGCAATTTTGATCTTCCTGACCGCAGCGGCCTGCAGCGGGCAGATGATAGCGGAAATTCAGGCGGATTTCTCGAACGTGAGCGGCAGCCGCTGGGAGGCGGAGTATGCTATCGAGAATACCGGCACAGAGCAGATAAGCGAGCTTACGATCTGGTTTGACTATGAGGATTATACGAATTTCGAGATTACCACCGCAGACCCGCAGGGCTGGGATGAGATGATAATCGCTGCTGAGCCGCTAACCGAATCGGGAGCGGGGTACGATCTGCTCAATGCTTCCGAGCCGATCACCACAGGCGAAGTGCTGGGCGGGTTTTCTGTTGAATTTGATTATGCCGGCAGCACACCCCAGAATCAGAGCTTCGAGATAATCAATCCAAACACGTACGAAACGCTCTACGAAGGCCAAACCGTACCAGAGCCGGCAACGATCGGCCTTTTCGCACTCGCCGGCATCGCTCTGAAGAAGCGAAAAAACACGATATAA
- a CDS encoding NAD+ synthase: MRIAAAQINPVVGDLKANAEKILSAYQQAAEKGVQLVVFPEMSISGYPPEDLLFKKHFLNDCLKTSRKLAEKCNGPAIIFGSPNCDKGGCFNSLFLASGGEIQTIYNKMQLPNYGVFDERRYFSTGKTPLCFDVAGISVGLSICEDIWEPEQLELYRNLFPGMDIFVNISASPFHKGKIEERKQIISNCSKKLQVPVIYCNLVGGQDELVFDGRSIITDSAGNIIAKANYFEEDIIYADLRKSDGETDIIACQEKAPQPRNVVEEVYEALVLGTGDYVRKNGFEKVIIGISGGIDSALAAAIAVKALGSENVFGITMPSKFNKSETITDAELLARNLAISFKTVPISETLSAFHKALSLIPGWDDSGTAYENLQARIRGTILMSLSNQFGYMVLTTGNKSETAVGYSTLYGDTAGGFAVIKDVTKTMVYRLSRYINEKFGELIPESTITRPPSAELREEQIDADSLPDYDLLDALIKGYVEQDKSADQLRNEGCKTEDINRVLRMVDFNEYKRRQSPPGIKITPKAFGRDRRLPITNKYRSQVRE, encoded by the coding sequence ATGAGAATAGCCGCAGCACAAATTAACCCTGTAGTCGGGGACCTCAAGGCAAACGCGGAGAAAATCCTCAGTGCATACCAGCAGGCCGCTGAGAAAGGCGTGCAGCTTGTAGTTTTCCCTGAAATGAGCATTTCAGGATACCCGCCTGAAGACCTGCTGTTCAAAAAGCACTTTCTCAATGACTGCCTAAAAACCTCAAGGAAGCTCGCTGAAAAATGCAACGGCCCTGCGATAATATTCGGCTCGCCGAACTGCGATAAAGGCGGGTGCTTCAATTCCCTGTTCCTCGCCTCCGGCGGAGAGATCCAGACAATATACAACAAAATGCAGCTCCCGAACTACGGCGTTTTCGATGAACGACGCTACTTCAGCACTGGCAAGACCCCGCTATGCTTTGATGTTGCGGGGATAAGCGTCGGGCTGAGCATATGCGAGGATATCTGGGAGCCAGAGCAGCTTGAGCTTTACAGAAACCTCTTCCCCGGGATGGATATTTTCGTAAACATCTCGGCCTCACCTTTCCATAAGGGCAAAATTGAAGAGAGAAAGCAGATTATCTCAAACTGCTCAAAAAAACTCCAAGTTCCCGTAATATACTGCAACCTCGTTGGCGGGCAGGATGAGCTCGTTTTCGACGGACGAAGCATCATCACAGACAGTGCCGGGAATATAATCGCAAAAGCGAATTATTTCGAGGAGGATATTATATATGCAGATTTGCGGAAGTCTGACGGGGAAACAGATATTATAGCTTGTCAGGAAAAGGCTCCTCAGCCCAGAAACGTGGTGGAGGAGGTTTATGAGGCTCTGGTTCTGGGCACAGGGGATTACGTGCGAAAGAACGGCTTTGAAAAGGTGATTATAGGCATCTCCGGCGGGATTGATTCTGCCCTCGCAGCTGCGATTGCTGTTAAGGCGCTGGGCAGTGAGAACGTTTTCGGAATCACAATGCCCTCGAAGTTCAATAAATCCGAAACCATAACAGATGCAGAGCTGCTGGCCCGGAATCTCGCAATAAGCTTCAAAACTGTTCCGATATCAGAAACGCTTTCCGCATTTCATAAAGCGCTCTCGCTTATCCCGGGCTGGGACGATTCCGGCACAGCATACGAAAATCTGCAAGCAAGAATACGCGGGACGATACTTATGTCTTTGAGCAATCAGTTTGGCTATATGGTGCTCACTACAGGCAACAAGAGCGAAACGGCTGTGGGCTATTCCACACTCTACGGCGATACCGCAGGCGGATTTGCCGTGATTAAAGACGTTACCAAAACTATGGTGTACAGGCTCTCGAGATACATCAATGAGAAGTTCGGCGAGCTTATCCCCGAATCAACAATCACAAGGCCGCCATCGGCAGAGCTCAGAGAAGAGCAGATCGATGCTGATTCACTCCCCGATTACGACCTGCTTGATGCGTTAATAAAGGGCTATGTGGAGCAGGATAAATCAGCAGACCAGCTCCGAAACGAAGGCTGCAAAACCGAAGATATAAACAGGGTGCTGAGGATGGTGGATTTCAATGAATATAAAAGACGTCAGTCTCCCCCGGGAATCAAAATTACTCCAAAAGCCTTCGGAAGAGACAGAAGACTGCCAATTACAAATAAATACCGCTCACAAGTGAGGGAATAA
- a CDS encoding family 43 glycosylhydrolase yields MKKHIWMLILVCFSVSLFAAMPAEEIRAGLESRDKALHIKDGWIRDPYIVLSPHGWYYLTGTTPLPDNPQQYENPYNVGLGGVSVVGYKMQAWRSKDLVEWEYLGTPYSIMDGIWPKAKPERFRNVDKSRWRLWAPEIHNVGGKWAIVHTSPSPVKGANLSLTDDFKLEGPYENPMGADIGRKHDPSLFRDESGTVWMIWGATQTAPLKDDFSGFKAKPAKIGPPNRNIGHEGCLMRKIGDKYVLFGTGWSTLKMRHGSYNLYYSVADEITGKYSDRKFAGRFLGHGTPFQDKEGNWWCTAFYNADVPPIGKVAAETMDISGDAYTINEQGVTIVPMDISQLDSGEIHVKALDPAYESPGEDEKQEF; encoded by the coding sequence ATGAAAAAACACATTTGGATGCTCATTTTAGTATGTTTCTCCGTGTCTCTATTCGCAGCTATGCCTGCAGAAGAAATCAGAGCGGGGCTGGAAAGCAGAGATAAAGCCCTGCACATCAAAGACGGCTGGATAAGAGATCCCTACATCGTGCTCTCGCCGCACGGCTGGTACTACCTTACCGGCACAACCCCTCTGCCGGACAACCCGCAGCAGTATGAAAACCCATACAACGTCGGGCTTGGCGGAGTCAGCGTTGTGGGATATAAAATGCAGGCTTGGCGGAGCAAAGATCTGGTGGAGTGGGAATACCTCGGCACTCCATATTCAATTATGGATGGCATCTGGCCTAAGGCAAAGCCGGAAAGATTCAGGAATGTGGACAAAAGCAGATGGCGGCTCTGGGCTCCGGAAATCCATAATGTCGGCGGCAAATGGGCGATAGTTCACACTAGCCCCTCGCCTGTAAAGGGAGCAAATCTCTCGCTAACTGATGACTTCAAGCTTGAAGGCCCATACGAAAACCCCATGGGGGCTGATATTGGCAGAAAACACGACCCATCCTTATTCAGAGACGAATCCGGAACGGTCTGGATGATATGGGGAGCCACGCAAACTGCACCGCTAAAGGATGATTTCTCAGGTTTCAAGGCAAAACCAGCGAAAATAGGCCCTCCAAACAGAAATATAGGTCATGAGGGCTGCCTTATGCGTAAAATAGGGGATAAATACGTGCTTTTCGGAACCGGCTGGTCAACACTGAAAATGAGGCACGGTTCGTACAATCTTTATTATTCGGTAGCCGATGAGATTACCGGAAAATACAGCGACCGTAAATTTGCAGGCAGATTCCTCGGCCACGGCACGCCTTTCCAAGACAAAGAAGGCAACTGGTGGTGCACTGCCTTCTACAATGCCGATGTACCGCCGATAGGCAAAGTTGCAGCGGAAACAATGGACATCAGCGGGGATGCCTACACAATCAACGAGCAGGGAGTTACCATAGTTCCGATGGATATCAGTCAGCTCGACAGCGGCGAGATTCACGTTAAGGCCCTCGACCCTGCATACGAAAGCCCTGGAGAGGATGAAAAACAAGAGTTCTAA
- a CDS encoding transposase, with translation MAYNFLPCDRNQAYLLPPSLTDWLPEDHLAWFVLDAVEQIDLSQFYKKYRTDGVGNSAFHPSMMVALLIYSYCSGERSSRKIEKHCQTDVAYKVVTANQYPDHSTISRFRKDNQSHLKKLFLEILRLCVEADIVKLGNVSLDGTKIKANASLSANRTLKHLEQEIDKMLSEADAKDAEEDKAYGADKRGDELPEDMRDRNSRINRLKACKERLEQEKAEAEKQQQDKIDERKSKEENTGKKPRGRKPKPAEEAGNKDAKANVTDPDSRIMKTRKGFVQGLNAQAVTTEQQIIVAEDVTQEENDKQQLHPMLEQAEENRQAVEIEEEMGVALADAGYCSEDNFTKEPAGDIELLVATQKDYKQRKAMAEQPPPEEPIPDGLSPTELMERKLLTERGRELYKIRGQTVEPVFGQIKDVRGFDRFMQRGIEACRGEWSLICATHNLLKLWRSKKACWN, from the coding sequence ATGGCTTACAATTTCCTGCCTTGCGACCGAAATCAGGCGTATCTTCTGCCTCCCTCATTGACGGATTGGCTGCCGGAAGATCATCTGGCGTGGTTTGTTCTTGATGCGGTTGAACAAATCGACCTATCGCAGTTTTACAAAAAATACCGTACTGATGGAGTCGGCAATTCAGCTTTTCATCCTTCGATGATGGTTGCTCTGCTGATATATTCCTACTGTAGCGGCGAGCGTTCCAGCAGAAAGATAGAAAAGCACTGCCAGACGGATGTAGCCTATAAAGTTGTTACTGCCAATCAATATCCCGACCACAGTACGATCAGCCGATTTCGCAAGGATAACCAGTCGCATTTAAAGAAGTTGTTTCTGGAAATCCTCAGGCTTTGTGTTGAAGCAGACATTGTTAAACTCGGCAATGTTTCATTGGATGGGACAAAGATCAAAGCCAATGCTTCGTTATCAGCCAATCGAACACTAAAGCACCTGGAGCAGGAAATCGATAAGATGCTATCCGAGGCGGACGCTAAAGACGCCGAGGAAGACAAAGCTTATGGCGCTGATAAGCGAGGCGATGAACTGCCCGAAGATATGCGGGACCGCAATAGCCGAATAAACCGTCTAAAGGCCTGTAAAGAGCGTTTAGAGCAGGAAAAAGCAGAAGCCGAAAAACAACAGCAGGACAAGATAGATGAGCGGAAATCCAAAGAAGAAAATACCGGCAAAAAGCCTCGTGGTCGTAAGCCCAAACCTGCCGAAGAAGCTGGAAACAAAGATGCCAAAGCCAATGTTACCGACCCCGACAGCAGAATCATGAAAACTCGAAAAGGTTTCGTTCAGGGTCTTAATGCTCAGGCGGTGACAACAGAGCAACAGATTATCGTTGCTGAGGATGTGACCCAAGAGGAAAATGATAAACAGCAATTACATCCGATGCTTGAGCAGGCCGAAGAAAATCGACAGGCCGTTGAAATCGAAGAGGAAATGGGTGTGGCTTTGGCAGATGCTGGCTATTGCAGTGAAGATAATTTTACAAAGGAGCCTGCTGGTGACATTGAGTTGCTGGTGGCGACACAGAAAGATTATAAGCAGCGAAAGGCAATGGCCGAGCAACCGCCGCCGGAAGAACCGATACCGGACGGCTTGTCGCCGACAGAATTGATGGAACGTAAACTGCTGACCGAACGAGGGCGAGAATTATATAAGATTCGAGGTCAGACAGTCGAACCAGTGTTTGGGCAGATTAAAGATGTTCGCGGTTTTGATCGATTTATGCAACGAGGCATTGAGGCTTGCCGCGGTGAGTGGTCGCTGATTTGCGCTACGCACAACCTTTTGAAGTTGTGGCGAAGCAAAAAGGCCTGCTGGAATTGA
- a CDS encoding lipopolysaccharide biosynthesis protein: MSDNQTQKPHKDLYKKTLQSGGWVFGLRLFNHLLSIVRLGVLAIFLTPEQFGVVGAGLLLVEVLETFTQTGFNQSLIAKKGSVENWLNTAWTAGLIRAGILYSIIFFASPFAAELKASGELAAQTTMIMRVLGLLIIIKAMNNPGVLYFSKDLRFDKVFKINSISNTAAAVVSIAAAFYYRSAWAIVIGKILGALLSAAGGYIMHSFRPRIEINLKKLKDMWGFGKWITGGRIVSFLINQGDDFLVWFYLGMKPLGLYQMSYKISTIPGDYVSKTLNTTLFPAMSKISEDKERMRSAYLKLFRMVFTFSCPVVVCLILGSEFLWLILGSKWAPAIPVIQILCIKGFFQTMGTSRGPVFLSMGRPNIAFRIKLVRFVFLAAVIFPLASNYGVQGVAWAVAAAAALPQPLGFYWTNRLLGIRASEYFPLIVPGLLLGLAAVLGIWGAVFIASIYI; this comes from the coding sequence ATGAGCGATAATCAAACACAAAAGCCTCATAAAGATCTTTACAAAAAGACCCTCCAGAGCGGCGGGTGGGTTTTCGGGCTCAGGCTCTTTAACCACCTGCTTTCAATAGTCCGGCTCGGAGTGCTTGCAATTTTCCTCACCCCAGAACAGTTTGGCGTAGTAGGTGCGGGGCTTCTGTTGGTGGAAGTGCTGGAAACATTCACTCAAACAGGCTTCAATCAATCGCTGATAGCCAAAAAAGGCAGTGTTGAAAACTGGCTGAATACAGCCTGGACAGCAGGCCTGATACGTGCAGGAATATTATACTCTATTATTTTCTTCGCCTCCCCTTTTGCAGCAGAGCTGAAGGCCTCAGGCGAGCTGGCAGCACAAACCACGATGATAATGAGGGTTTTAGGCCTTTTGATTATAATAAAGGCGATGAACAACCCGGGCGTTTTATACTTCTCCAAAGATCTCCGATTCGATAAAGTTTTCAAGATAAACTCAATATCAAACACCGCTGCTGCAGTGGTGTCGATTGCCGCTGCCTTCTACTACCGCTCAGCTTGGGCGATAGTTATCGGAAAGATTCTCGGTGCATTGCTCTCCGCTGCGGGGGGATATATTATGCACAGCTTCAGACCCCGAATTGAGATCAATCTCAAAAAGCTTAAAGATATGTGGGGCTTTGGCAAATGGATTACCGGCGGGCGGATTGTGAGCTTTCTTATAAATCAGGGAGATGATTTTCTCGTATGGTTTTACCTTGGAATGAAGCCTCTGGGGCTGTATCAGATGTCTTACAAGATCTCCACTATCCCGGGCGATTACGTTTCAAAAACTCTCAATACCACGCTTTTCCCTGCTATGTCCAAGATCTCAGAGGATAAAGAACGAATGCGTTCTGCGTATCTCAAGCTCTTCAGGATGGTTTTTACGTTTTCCTGCCCTGTTGTTGTGTGTCTTATTCTGGGCAGTGAATTCCTTTGGCTCATCCTCGGAAGCAAATGGGCGCCTGCGATACCGGTAATCCAAATTCTGTGCATTAAGGGCTTCTTCCAAACAATGGGCACCTCCCGCGGGCCTGTTTTTCTCTCCATGGGCAGGCCGAATATAGCCTTCCGCATCAAGCTTGTCAGGTTCGTATTTCTCGCAGCAGTGATATTCCCGCTTGCCTCTAATTACGGCGTGCAGGGTGTTGCCTGGGCAGTGGCAGCGGCTGCAGCGCTTCCCCAGCCGCTCGGTTTCTACTGGACAAACCGCCTGCTCGGTATCAGAGCGTCTGAATATTTCCCGCTTATTGTGCCGGGTCTTCTTCTGGGGCTTGCCGCGGTACTTGGTATTTGGGGCGCGGTTTTTATCGCTTCAATCTATATATAG
- a CDS encoding alkaline phosphatase family protein yields the protein MKRKVILAGLDGFSPRIFEYLRSEGKMPFLESLTGSGSFGVLRSIMPFETSPAWSSLQTGCRPEKTSIYTFHRYQSDKRQIRLNSFRDIKVPSLWELLSDSGKRVISINMPVTSPPPEVNGIIIPGLLSPQLGRESVHPPDVYDKYIAGREDYKIVDKRWDGSIELFAERAKRLINARLTLAKEILSNEDFDLASVQFQMTDVLQHKLWWAIDPEQPGFDKDTFNKIAEIYSACDNALKELFSFADSDDLKLAVSDHGFCAHNKTISINTWLHQNGFLKLLDSEEKSGLISDELKDKHPLLKKIAGIYGEAKKKAASAGSKPDTRLFCEKHLEHLRKMIDFQQPNIFCLGAMGAYFYVTDASQKKHLAKIRDSLLKAFGPESQNPVVSTIEITERDSLSEPAMKAELKEGVLNAVTPSREENSPVLTSPANNGFAGGTHSIEGFWAASGGLIKQQKRDAEIIDIAPTILGFLGAEIPGHIDGQFLGDIFSEDIQPKYVQSGLQGKEGVDYSDDQQSGVEDQLRDLGYI from the coding sequence ATGAAAAGAAAAGTGATATTAGCGGGGCTGGACGGCTTTTCGCCCCGAATTTTCGAATATTTACGCAGTGAGGGGAAAATGCCCTTTCTCGAGTCTTTAACAGGCTCGGGTTCCTTTGGAGTTTTAAGGAGCATTATGCCTTTTGAAACTTCTCCCGCTTGGTCTTCCCTGCAGACTGGCTGCAGGCCTGAGAAAACCTCGATCTACACCTTCCACAGATACCAAAGCGACAAGAGACAGATTCGCCTGAACAGCTTCAGGGATATAAAAGTCCCATCGCTCTGGGAGCTGCTTTCTGATTCGGGCAAAAGAGTTATCAGCATCAATATGCCTGTAACATCCCCGCCCCCGGAGGTAAACGGGATAATTATTCCCGGGCTCTTGTCTCCGCAGCTCGGCAGAGAAAGCGTACACCCGCCTGATGTTTACGATAAATACATTGCAGGCAGAGAAGATTACAAGATTGTTGATAAAAGATGGGACGGCAGCATAGAGCTCTTCGCAGAAAGGGCGAAAAGGCTTATAAACGCAAGACTCACGCTCGCCAAGGAAATCCTCAGCAATGAAGATTTCGACCTTGCAAGCGTTCAGTTTCAGATGACAGATGTGCTCCAGCATAAGCTCTGGTGGGCAATAGACCCAGAGCAGCCCGGCTTTGATAAGGATACCTTTAATAAAATCGCAGAGATTTATTCGGCCTGTGATAATGCCCTCAAAGAGCTTTTCTCATTTGCTGATTCGGATGATTTGAAGCTTGCGGTATCCGACCACGGCTTCTGCGCTCATAATAAAACAATCTCCATCAATACGTGGCTGCATCAAAACGGCTTCCTTAAGCTCCTTGATTCCGAGGAAAAAAGCGGCCTTATCAGCGATGAGCTGAAAGATAAGCACCCCTTGCTGAAAAAGATTGCCGGAATTTACGGCGAGGCAAAAAAGAAGGCCGCCTCAGCGGGCTCGAAGCCCGATACGAGGCTCTTCTGCGAAAAGCATCTTGAGCACCTTCGCAAGATGATAGACTTCCAGCAGCCCAATATCTTCTGCCTCGGCGCTATGGGGGCATACTTTTACGTAACGGACGCCTCGCAGAAAAAGCATTTGGCTAAGATCCGCGATAGTTTGCTCAAGGCCTTCGGGCCTGAATCGCAGAATCCTGTTGTAAGCACAATAGAGATTACCGAAAGAGATAGCCTCAGCGAGCCTGCGATGAAAGCAGAGCTCAAAGAAGGAGTGCTGAATGCGGTAACTCCATCGCGCGAGGAAAATTCTCCAGTCCTCACTTCTCCTGCGAATAACGGCTTTGCCGGCGGTACTCATTCGATTGAGGGTTTCTGGGCAGCTTCAGGCGGGCTGATAAAGCAGCAGAAAAGAGATGCTGAGATAATAGACATCGCCCCCACAATCCTCGGCTTTCTCGGGGCAGAAATTCCCGGCCATATAGACGGGCAGTTCCTCGGGGATATTTTCAGCGAAGATATCCAGCCGAAATACGTCCAGAGCGGCTTGCAGGGCAAAGAAGGAGTTGACTACAGCGACGATCAGCAGAGCGGGGTTGAGGATCAGCTAAGGGACCTGGGCTATATATAG
- a CDS encoding alkaline phosphatase family protein, translated as MSKLLIIGIDGGTWDVLTPAIKQGYMPCLESLLNKSCSGVLRSTVPAITPTAWSTFQTGVSPAANNIFSFSYLNRQTKQQHFSTTSTMQKTLWEILSDNGLKVSVVNLPMTYPPREINGYMVTGVNTPSEDSDFTWPKELKAEILEKFPNYRIFTLENMLRDFSGYYIEKITNQLTDIISQRLEVARFLLGKQEHDVFMLHFQANDILQHALWPLLDKTCKDFDEKWQKYIFEKFYAKLDDCIKELNQAFGKSARTENFKCLIASDHGFEHHEARFNLGSWLVESAYTKLPETKVSLKKKISKSLKVGKILKHFFKEQSVNNLEKKLKVRSEPIDSVRSSALAIGKGSEGFLYCFDMTDQQKQELRKRLLDIDLPNPERGKLFEKVLTADELYKTEIPEDFPDFFIIPKSGYTVTGKVKKDQPLFSDVLKQEDLHLGKHAPEGIFVLTGFEGSQRGQERSIYDIAPTVLEILGIELPDYLSGTPLTKKASENRSEENLLPKHNAETNEEDEEKIKQRLANLGYM; from the coding sequence ATGAGTAAACTTTTAATTATAGGAATAGACGGCGGGACGTGGGATGTTTTGACCCCAGCTATCAAGCAGGGATATATGCCCTGCCTTGAATCGCTGCTGAACAAATCCTGCAGCGGCGTGCTCCGCTCTACAGTCCCCGCTATCACGCCCACGGCCTGGTCAACCTTCCAGACAGGGGTTAGCCCGGCGGCCAACAATATCTTCAGCTTCTCATATCTCAACAGGCAGACAAAACAGCAGCATTTCTCCACCACCAGCACAATGCAGAAAACTCTCTGGGAGATACTCTCGGATAACGGCCTGAAGGTGAGCGTTGTAAACCTGCCTATGACCTACCCGCCCCGAGAGATAAACGGGTATATGGTTACAGGGGTAAACACGCCTTCTGAGGATTCGGATTTCACATGGCCGAAGGAGCTCAAAGCCGAGATCCTCGAGAAATTCCCGAACTACAGAATTTTCACGCTTGAGAATATGCTCAGAGACTTCTCAGGCTACTACATCGAAAAAATAACAAATCAGCTTACTGATATAATCTCTCAGAGGCTTGAGGTGGCAAGGTTTTTACTGGGAAAGCAGGAGCACGATGTTTTTATGCTTCACTTTCAGGCAAACGATATCCTCCAACACGCCTTATGGCCTCTGCTCGATAAAACTTGCAAAGACTTCGACGAAAAATGGCAGAAATACATCTTCGAAAAGTTTTACGCAAAGCTGGATGACTGCATCAAAGAGCTCAATCAGGCCTTTGGCAAAAGCGCCCGAACAGAAAATTTCAAATGCCTGATCGCCTCAGATCACGGCTTTGAACACCACGAGGCCAGATTTAATCTGGGCAGCTGGCTAGTTGAGAGCGCCTATACAAAGCTCCCTGAAACGAAGGTTTCGCTGAAGAAAAAAATCTCGAAAAGCTTGAAGGTAGGCAAGATTCTCAAGCATTTCTTCAAAGAGCAGTCCGTGAATAATCTGGAGAAAAAGCTCAAGGTTCGCTCTGAGCCGATAGACTCCGTCCGAAGCAGCGCATTGGCAATCGGGAAGGGCAGCGAGGGCTTTCTATACTGCTTCGATATGACAGACCAGCAGAAGCAGGAGCTTAGAAAAAGGCTCTTGGATATAGACCTGCCGAATCCTGAGCGGGGAAAGCTTTTCGAAAAGGTTCTAACCGCAGACGAGCTCTACAAAACCGAAATCCCCGAAGACTTCCCAGACTTCTTCATCATCCCAAAAAGCGGCTACACCGTTACAGGGAAAGTTAAGAAAGACCAGCCGCTGTTCTCCGATGTGCTCAAGCAGGAAGACCTGCACCTCGGCAAGCATGCACCGGAGGGTATATTCGTGCTTACAGGATTTGAGGGCTCTCAGAGAGGGCAGGAACGGTCTATCTATGATATAGCGCCTACTGTTTTGGAAATACTCGGCATTGAACTGCCCGATTATCTCTCGGGCACTCCGCTCACAAAAAAGGCTTCTGAAAACCGCAGCGAAGAGAATCTCTTACCAAAACACAACGCAGAGACAAACGAAGAGGACGAAGAGAAAATAAAGCAGAGACTCGCTAATCTGGGGTATATGTAG
- a CDS encoding class I SAM-dependent methyltransferase — protein sequence MKSSLKEIIKLPFKPYWALRKKLRTVYMPRKYWNELHSSKNIDSLQRVGYKNRSEEENRAMYEKARQTFIDFCQAQGVVFSEMKVLEIGCGTGFYTDIIKNQGCKNYTGIDISRVTVKQLKEKYPNCKFKTLDAAKGKLKEKFDVIVMIDVTQHIVGEKKFVSAMKNIDQMLRPGGIFIVTSWLSEQIIQNRYYEVKRPLSCYKQAFADYKFSKPAAFRDKYIFSISKQG from the coding sequence ATGAAAAGCAGTCTGAAGGAGATTATAAAGCTTCCGTTCAAGCCATACTGGGCTCTGAGAAAGAAGCTCAGAACTGTTTATATGCCCAGAAAATACTGGAACGAACTGCACAGCTCGAAAAATATCGATTCCCTTCAGAGAGTGGGATACAAAAACCGCTCCGAGGAGGAAAACAGGGCGATGTATGAAAAGGCAAGACAAACGTTCATTGATTTCTGCCAAGCTCAAGGTGTGGTTTTTTCAGAAATGAAGGTGCTCGAGATAGGGTGTGGAACAGGCTTCTACACAGATATAATCAAAAATCAGGGCTGCAAAAACTACACCGGCATAGATATAAGCAGAGTTACAGTAAAGCAGCTAAAGGAGAAATACCCCAACTGCAAATTCAAAACCCTCGACGCAGCAAAGGGAAAGCTGAAGGAAAAATTCGATGTGATCGTAATGATTGATGTTACTCAGCATATCGTAGGCGAGAAGAAATTCGTATCTGCTATGAAAAACATCGACCAAATGCTTAGACCGGGCGGGATTTTTATCGTTACCTCTTGGCTCTCTGAACAGATAATCCAAAACCGCTATTACGAGGTAAAAAGGCCTCTAAGCTGCTACAAGCAGGCCTTTGCCGATTACAAGTTTTCAAAGCCGGCTGCCTTCAGAGACAAGTACATCTTTTCGATTTCCAAGCAGGGCTGA